The Hyphomonas sediminis genome contains a region encoding:
- a CDS encoding glycerophosphodiester phosphodiesterase family protein, with protein MARRFALKDFAYAHRGLWTKDGLPENSLGGFRAAADAGLGIEFDLRPSADDEIMVFHDAVLGRMTGTEGHFADQPASALKAHRLAGTGEPVPSFEDLLSLWPQDLPLLAEMKIDGETSPSAFAAKVGARLMDWPGLAAAMSFAEAAVRALPKGLMRGQLIAPVSQFSADYFDGVASRALDDGIDYLAVHYTDAERAAAAVEGRNVPFVVWTVRTEADLAALKPYGPAVIFEQFSPALALAAIAP; from the coding sequence ATGGCCCGCCGCTTTGCCCTGAAAGACTTTGCCTACGCCCATCGCGGGCTGTGGACGAAGGACGGACTGCCGGAGAATTCTCTCGGCGGCTTCCGGGCAGCGGCGGATGCCGGCCTCGGCATCGAGTTCGACCTGCGCCCTTCGGCAGATGACGAGATCATGGTGTTTCACGATGCCGTCCTTGGACGGATGACTGGCACCGAGGGCCACTTTGCCGACCAGCCAGCCAGCGCCCTGAAGGCACACCGGCTGGCGGGCACGGGCGAACCGGTGCCGAGCTTTGAAGACCTGCTCTCCCTCTGGCCACAGGACCTGCCCCTGCTGGCAGAGATGAAGATAGACGGGGAGACATCCCCCTCCGCTTTTGCCGCGAAAGTCGGCGCGCGCCTGATGGACTGGCCGGGCCTTGCCGCCGCCATGAGCTTTGCCGAAGCCGCTGTGCGCGCGCTGCCCAAAGGCCTGATGCGCGGGCAGCTGATCGCGCCGGTATCCCAGTTCAGCGCCGATTATTTCGATGGGGTGGCCAGCCGCGCGCTCGACGACGGGATCGACTATCTGGCCGTGCACTATACCGACGCCGAACGGGCCGCCGCCGCGGTCGAGGGCCGGAACGTGCCGTTCGTGGTCTGGACCGTGCGCACGGAGGCAGACCTTGCTGCCCTGAAACCCTACGGCCCGGCGGTGATTTTCGAACAGTTCAGCCCGGCGCTGGCGCTCGCCGCCATCGCGCCTTAA
- a CDS encoding RidA family protein, with protein MSTPEARLDALGIELPTPMKPVATYVPFVITGNMLFVSGQVSATAEGRILGRLGENMELSAGQQAARICGINLIAQAKAAVGDLSRIKRVVKLGGFVNAAPSFIDIPQVVNGCSDLMVEVFGPEVGAHARSAVACPTLPLGVAVEVDAIFEIA; from the coding sequence ATGTCCACACCCGAAGCCCGCCTTGACGCCCTTGGCATTGAACTGCCCACCCCGATGAAGCCAGTGGCTACCTATGTGCCCTTCGTCATCACCGGCAACATGCTGTTCGTCTCCGGCCAGGTCTCGGCAACTGCCGAAGGCCGCATCCTGGGCCGCCTCGGCGAGAATATGGAACTCTCCGCCGGCCAGCAGGCCGCTCGCATCTGCGGCATCAACCTGATCGCCCAGGCCAAGGCCGCCGTGGGCGACCTTTCCCGCATCAAGCGCGTCGTGAAGCTCGGCGGCTTCGTCAACGCGGCCCCGTCCTTCATCGACATCCCGCAAGTGGTCAACGGCTGCTCGGACCTGATGGTAGAGGTGTTCGGCCCGGAAGTCGGCGCCCATGCCCGCTCGGCGGTTGCCTGCCCGACCCTGCCGCTCGGCGTTGCTGTCGAAGTCGACGCGATCTTCGAAATCGCCTGA
- a CDS encoding DNA polymerase IV, giving the protein MSSLCRDCQHQSEAVLTACPACRSRRIMTHEALLRVSIAHVDCDAFYASVEKRDNPALREKPLIVGGGQRGVVTTCCYQARLYGVRSAMPMFKALKLCPDAVVLPPDFRKYHAAAKAIRGLMDELTPLVQQVSIDEAYLDLTGTERLHGVSPAASLARLARKVEREVGVTISVGLSANKFLAKTASELDKPRGFAVIAPEEAEAFLAPHPVNFLHGVGPKFAESLQRDGFHTVEDIQRADLKALIRKYGETGDWLKRCAHGRDNRPVSPHDERKSISSETTFFEDTADLAILEDHLWRLSVKTADRAKAEGVSGRVVTLKLKTADFHPLTRRLSLPEPTQLAQEVFRTARPLLAKEVTGRIKYRLIGVGLSDLSDWRADAVDLIDPKVAKRAAAERASDKARAKFGTGAVMTGRAAKNVKKPKG; this is encoded by the coding sequence ATGTCGAGTCTTTGCCGCGATTGCCAGCACCAGAGCGAGGCCGTGCTCACGGCTTGCCCGGCCTGCCGCAGCCGCAGGATCATGACCCATGAGGCCCTGCTCCGGGTGTCGATTGCGCATGTGGACTGCGATGCCTTCTACGCATCTGTTGAAAAACGGGACAATCCGGCCCTTCGGGAGAAGCCCCTGATCGTTGGCGGCGGGCAGCGGGGCGTGGTGACGACCTGTTGTTACCAGGCCCGGCTTTATGGCGTGCGCTCGGCCATGCCCATGTTCAAGGCACTGAAACTCTGCCCCGACGCGGTGGTGCTGCCACCCGATTTCCGGAAATACCACGCCGCCGCCAAGGCGATTCGGGGCCTGATGGACGAGCTGACGCCGCTGGTGCAGCAGGTCTCCATCGATGAAGCCTATCTGGACCTGACCGGCACCGAGCGCCTGCACGGGGTTTCCCCCGCCGCCAGCCTCGCCCGGCTGGCCCGGAAGGTGGAGCGTGAAGTTGGGGTGACGATATCGGTCGGCCTGTCGGCCAACAAATTCCTCGCCAAGACGGCCAGCGAGCTGGACAAGCCGCGCGGTTTTGCCGTGATCGCGCCGGAGGAAGCAGAGGCCTTCCTGGCGCCCCATCCGGTGAACTTCCTGCATGGCGTCGGCCCGAAATTCGCCGAGTCGCTACAGCGCGACGGCTTCCACACGGTGGAGGACATCCAGCGCGCGGACCTGAAAGCCCTGATCCGCAAGTATGGCGAGACCGGCGACTGGCTGAAACGCTGCGCCCATGGCCGCGACAATCGCCCGGTGAGCCCGCATGACGAGCGCAAGTCGATCTCCAGCGAAACGACCTTCTTTGAAGACACCGCCGACCTGGCCATCCTGGAAGACCATCTCTGGCGCCTCAGCGTGAAGACGGCGGACCGGGCAAAGGCCGAGGGCGTTTCCGGCCGGGTGGTAACGCTGAAGCTGAAGACGGCGGACTTTCACCCCCTGACGCGCCGCCTTTCCCTGCCCGAGCCGACCCAGCTGGCGCAGGAAGTGTTCCGCACGGCGCGGCCCCTGCTGGCGAAGGAAGTGACGGGGCGGATTAAATACCGGCTGATCGGTGTTGGCCTGTCGGACCTGTCGGACTGGCGGGCGGACGCAGTCGATCTGATCGACCCGAAGGTCGCCAAACGCGCCGCCGCCGAGCGCGCCTCCGACAAGGCCCGCGCCAAATTCGGCACCGGCGCCGTGATGACCGGGCGGGCGGCGAAAAACGTGAAGAAGCCGAAGGGCTGA
- a CDS encoding response regulator, with translation MVKKRSGKVLVVEDNELNMRLFCDLLGAYGYTTFQCRDGAKAIEIARQELPDLIIMDIQLPEVSGLDITRWLKDDKKVAHIPVLAVTAFAMRADEQRVREAGCEGYLSKPIQISSFIRAVEALMPKEPAV, from the coding sequence ATGGTCAAGAAGCGATCCGGAAAGGTGCTTGTGGTTGAGGACAATGAACTCAACATGCGCCTCTTTTGCGACCTGTTGGGCGCATACGGCTACACGACCTTCCAGTGCCGTGACGGCGCAAAGGCGATCGAAATCGCCCGGCAGGAGCTGCCGGATCTGATTATCATGGACATCCAGCTGCCGGAAGTGTCGGGCCTCGACATCACCCGCTGGCTGAAGGACGACAAGAAGGTCGCCCATATTCCCGTGCTTGCGGTCACCGCGTTTGCCATGCGCGCCGACGAGCAGCGCGTACGCGAGGCAGGCTGTGAGGGCTATCTCTCCAAGCCGATCCAGATTTCGTCTTTCATCCGCGCGGTTGAAGCGCTGATGCCCAAGGAACCGGCGGTATGA
- a CDS encoding PleD family two-component system response regulator has translation MTARILIVDDIEANRRLLQAKLEAQYHTVLLAENGPQALEMASRELPEIILLDVMMPGMDGYEVCTRLKADPATSYIPVVMVTALSEMEDRVKGLDAGAEDFLTKPVDDFLLNSRITALMRYNTVAAELRQREASGLRSGAMEEASREEIDRPARVFIVDDDPRSSTRLASMLRAQGHKATTLLEAGNMGDLAAERVDVVIVSLFCRSFDPLKLCAHFKVNPVTRSISVIVVCDPHDKAKALRALEIGASDTITVPLDKQELAARIRTQTRRTRYIDILRQRVDRGLELSVIDQLTGLHNRRYMNGQLEQLMQRSVRGGKPLSLMMTDIDHFKSVNDTHGHQAGDDVLREIAKRLRANVRPTDIVCRTGGEEFVVVMPDTPGDLACAAAERIRKSVAAEEFPVLGGSRNLRITVSAGVSTLQGATDTIDELLHRADTALYQAKTGGRNRVESIAA, from the coding sequence ATGACTGCCCGTATCCTGATTGTTGATGACATCGAAGCCAACCGCCGCCTGCTGCAGGCCAAGCTGGAAGCACAATACCACACCGTGTTGCTGGCCGAGAACGGCCCGCAGGCGCTGGAAATGGCGAGCCGCGAGCTGCCGGAGATCATCCTGCTGGACGTGATGATGCCCGGCATGGACGGCTATGAAGTCTGCACACGGCTGAAAGCCGATCCGGCCACCTCCTACATTCCTGTCGTGATGGTCACCGCGCTCAGCGAGATGGAAGACCGCGTGAAGGGCCTCGATGCCGGCGCGGAAGACTTCCTCACCAAGCCGGTGGACGACTTCCTGCTCAATTCCCGCATCACCGCCCTGATGCGCTATAACACCGTAGCGGCCGAGCTGCGCCAGCGCGAAGCGAGCGGCCTGCGCTCCGGCGCGATGGAAGAAGCCAGCCGCGAAGAGATCGACCGGCCCGCGCGCGTGTTCATCGTGGATGATGATCCGCGCTCGTCCACGCGCCTTGCCAGTATGCTGCGTGCCCAGGGCCACAAGGCCACCACGTTGCTGGAAGCCGGCAATATGGGCGACCTCGCCGCAGAGCGCGTCGATGTCGTCATCGTCTCGCTGTTCTGCCGCAGTTTCGATCCGCTGAAGCTCTGCGCGCATTTCAAGGTGAACCCGGTCACCCGGTCCATCTCCGTGATCGTGGTCTGCGATCCGCATGACAAGGCCAAGGCCCTGCGCGCGCTGGAAATCGGCGCCAGTGATACGATTACCGTGCCGCTCGACAAGCAGGAGCTCGCCGCCCGCATCCGCACGCAAACGCGCCGTACACGGTATATCGACATCCTGCGTCAGCGCGTGGACCGCGGCCTTGAGCTCTCTGTCATCGACCAGCTCACCGGCCTGCACAACCGCCGCTATATGAATGGCCAGCTTGAGCAGCTGATGCAGCGCTCTGTGCGCGGCGGCAAGCCGCTGTCGCTGATGATGACCGACATCGACCATTTCAAATCGGTCAACGACACGCATGGCCACCAGGCCGGCGATGATGTGCTGCGCGAGATTGCCAAACGCCTGCGCGCCAACGTTCGGCCTACGGATATTGTCTGCCGCACGGGCGGGGAAGAATTTGTCGTCGTGATGCCCGATACGCCGGGCGATCTTGCCTGCGCGGCGGCTGAACGTATCCGCAAGTCCGTTGCTGCCGAGGAGTTCCCGGTTCTGGGCGGCTCGCGCAATCTGCGCATCACGGTCAGCGCCGGCGTCTCGACGCTGCAGGGCGCAACCGACACGATCGACGAGCTGCTCCACCGGGCAGACACCGCGCTCTACCAGGCCAAGACCGGCGGGCGGAACCGCGTCGAGAGCATCGCCGCCTGA
- a CDS encoding MFS transporter, which produces MSDRFEAFRYSSYTRYFISRFFTSFSTQVLSVAIGWQIYDETRDPIWLGWIGLVQFLPALGLVVITGNVADRVGRRLVMASAMVLMMACAGAILYLALTHQFEPVLVLSVLTVFGVARAFYGPASSSLVANLVPKEAFPNAVGWMSSSWQLASIAGPVAGGLLAGISAPFAYGTAMSLLSVGAVLIFTLPKPAQMIERVPTTFSSLLGGFSYIWKEKIVLGAITLDLFAVLLGGAVALLPVYARDILDVGEAGLGLLRAAPGVGAIIAIVLITAFPIRDYAGWILLVCVALFGIATAVFGASTLAWLSILALMLVGAFDMVSVYIRDILVQIWTPDQVRGRVNAVNSIFVGASNELGEARAGFMAAALGPVFTVVAGGIAAAGIAGLSAFLFPKLRDARKLHEGRPER; this is translated from the coding sequence ATGTCAGACCGTTTCGAAGCGTTCCGGTATTCGTCCTACACCCGGTATTTCATTTCCCGCTTCTTCACGTCTTTTTCCACACAGGTGCTTTCGGTCGCCATTGGCTGGCAGATCTATGACGAGACGCGCGACCCCATCTGGCTGGGCTGGATCGGCCTCGTTCAATTCCTGCCGGCGCTTGGCCTTGTCGTCATTACCGGAAACGTAGCAGACCGGGTGGGCCGTCGCCTGGTGATGGCCAGCGCGATGGTGCTGATGATGGCGTGTGCCGGCGCCATCCTCTACCTGGCATTGACCCACCAGTTCGAGCCGGTTCTGGTGTTGAGTGTGCTTACCGTCTTCGGTGTTGCGCGGGCCTTCTATGGGCCTGCCTCATCCAGCCTTGTGGCCAATCTTGTGCCGAAGGAAGCGTTTCCCAATGCCGTCGGCTGGATGTCGTCTTCATGGCAGCTGGCTTCGATTGCCGGCCCGGTGGCGGGCGGTTTGCTGGCAGGCATCTCGGCGCCCTTTGCGTATGGCACGGCGATGAGCCTGCTGAGCGTAGGCGCGGTGTTGATCTTCACCCTTCCCAAGCCTGCCCAGATGATCGAGCGCGTGCCCACGACGTTCTCAAGCCTTCTGGGGGGCTTCAGTTATATCTGGAAGGAGAAGATCGTGCTCGGCGCGATCACGCTCGACCTGTTCGCGGTGTTGCTGGGCGGGGCGGTGGCGCTGTTGCCGGTTTATGCGCGGGACATTCTCGACGTGGGCGAGGCAGGGCTGGGGCTGCTTCGGGCGGCGCCGGGCGTGGGGGCGATCATTGCGATTGTGCTGATCACGGCGTTTCCCATCCGCGATTATGCGGGCTGGATACTTCTGGTCTGTGTCGCTCTGTTTGGCATCGCAACGGCGGTATTCGGGGCTTCCACGCTGGCCTGGCTGTCGATTCTGGCGCTGATGCTCGTGGGCGCGTTCGACATGGTGTCCGTCTATATCCGCGATATTCTGGTGCAGATCTGGACGCCCGATCAGGTCCGGGGCCGGGTAAATGCCGTCAATTCCATCTTTGTTGGCGCCTCGAACGAGCTGGGTGAGGCCCGCGCCGGCTTCATGGCGGCTGCGCTCGGCCCGGTATTTACCGTGGTGGCGGGGGGAATCGCGGCGGCGGGCATCGCTGGCCTGTCAGCCTTCCTGTTCCCCAAGCTGCGGGACGCGCGAAAGCTGCATGAAGGCCGCCCGGAGCGGTAG
- the rpmG gene encoding 50S ribosomal protein L33 yields MAKPATIKIRLNSTADTGFFYVTKKNPRTMTEKMVKRKYDPVAKKHVEFKEGKIK; encoded by the coding sequence ATGGCCAAACCCGCAACCATCAAGATCCGCCTCAATTCGACGGCTGATACCGGCTTTTTCTACGTGACGAAGAAGAACCCGCGCACGATGACCGAGAAAATGGTCAAGCGGAAGTATGACCCGGTCGCGAAAAAGCACGTCGAGTTCAAAGAAGGCAAGATCAAGTAA
- a CDS encoding NUDIX hydrolase gives MSGMLKSAFDKEEDGDVIIKGKPSLRPKDAATLILVRRDQTQPRVLMGKRAGGSAFMPDKYVFPGGRVDPHDGRAIAWEELRPEVDAKLRLHSRRLPRSMALTAIRELFEETGLIMGRSAEMPNTCPVGWEDFHTMDIAPDLAPLTFIGRAVTPPYRPRRFDARFFMAEAEEALIDERPPVDGAELSDLQWVTLADAMKLDLPSVTRFMLGEIGERLAKPQEDHQPPFLRWTRTGHQTDRL, from the coding sequence ATGTCTGGTATGCTCAAATCTGCGTTCGATAAGGAAGAAGACGGCGACGTCATCATCAAGGGGAAACCCAGCCTGCGGCCTAAGGATGCCGCGACGCTGATCCTCGTGCGGCGTGACCAGACCCAGCCGCGGGTGCTGATGGGCAAGCGCGCCGGTGGCAGCGCCTTCATGCCGGACAAGTATGTGTTCCCCGGTGGCCGCGTGGACCCGCATGATGGGCGCGCCATTGCCTGGGAAGAACTGCGCCCCGAGGTCGATGCCAAGCTGCGGCTGCATTCGCGCCGCCTGCCGCGCTCGATGGCGCTGACGGCGATCCGCGAGTTGTTCGAGGAAACCGGCCTGATCATGGGCCGCTCTGCCGAAATGCCCAACACCTGCCCGGTGGGCTGGGAAGACTTCCACACTATGGACATTGCGCCGGACCTGGCGCCGCTGACCTTCATTGGCCGGGCTGTGACCCCGCCCTACCGTCCGCGCCGCTTCGATGCGCGCTTCTTCATGGCCGAGGCCGAGGAAGCCCTGATCGACGAGCGGCCCCCGGTGGACGGGGCGGAGCTGTCTGACCTGCAATGGGTGACGCTGGCTGACGCCATGAAGCTGGACCTGCCCTCGGTTACCCGGTTCATGCTGGGCGAGATTGGCGAGCGGCTGGCCAAACCACAGGAGGACCACCAGCCGCCTTTCCTGCGCTGGACCCGGACCGGACACCAGACAGACCGGCTTTGA